Genomic segment of Myxococcus stipitatus:
CGGCCACCACGATGGTCGCCAGCGCCCGCCGGTAGCCGAGCACCGCGTCGCCTCCGCCCAGCTCCGTTACCGCGCCCAGCGCGATGACGATGAGCCCCGCCGCGGGCCCCTTGATGGTCAGCGCGGCGCTCCCCAGCCAGGACGAGAGCAGCCCGCCCACCACCGCCGTGAGGATGCCGGCGACCGGCGGAAAGCCGCTGGCCATCGCGATACCCAGACACAGCGGCAGCGCCAGCAAGAAGACGAGAAATCCCGAGACCACGTCCTGTTTCCAGGATGAATGCCCCGGGGAATCGGGGGAATGACTGACATTGGACTGAATGCCTTGCATGGGGGCGCGTCCTCCCGTGTACAGGGGTGGACATCGCAGCCAGGAGCGAACCCCACCCGTCGACGGCCAGGGATGGAACGAAACGCGCGCGGGTTCCCGTGCTTGCTTTGTCTGGGATTTTTGCCGCTGATGCGGGACGTGTCTCGGTTGAGCTGGCCATTTCTGGCTGAGATGTCTTGGTTTCTCAGGGGATGGGGCCGCGGGTGGTGGTGTCGTGTCTGAAACGAAAATGGAACAAAGCGAGCAGGCGCGGTTCGAGGCCGCGATGGAACCGCTGTTGCCCAGGCTGCATCGTTTCTGTCTCGCCCTGTGCCGCGGCCGTCAGGAAGCGGAGGACCTGTTCCAGGACTCCCTGGTGCGGGCCTATCTGAGCGGGGACGCACGCGAGCCCGGCTCCCGGCTGGGCTGGCTGTGTGGCATCGCGCGCAACCAGTTCCTGGAGAACCGCCGCTCACTGGCGCGGCGCCGCTCGCTGCTGGAGTCGGTGCTGGAGGGCGCGACGTCGGTGCTGGGCTCGCTCTTCATGGGCGGCGTGGAGCAGCCGGACCCCGAAGCCCGGCTGTGTCGCTCCGAGGAGGCGGAGCTGCTGCTCCTGTGTCTGCACGGGCTGCCGGAGAAGTTCCGGCTGGTGGTGCTGCTGTGTGACGTGGAGGACCTCCCTTATGAGGAGGTGGCCCGCGTGCTGGAGCTGCCCGTTGGCACGGTGAAGAGTCGACACTCCCGAGGCCGCGCGAGGCTGGGGGAGTTGTTCCTCTCCGCCGTGGACCGGCAGGCTCACGCTCTCGGTGAGGGAGGTCGTCCATGAGCATGGGGGATGAAGAATCACCAGCCCTCCCGGAGGAGCTCCGCGCCGCGATGCTGGCGCTGCGGGGTGAGAAGCCCTCGCCGAGGATGCGGGCCCGACTCCAGGCCTCCCTCGCCCATGCAGAGCGGACCCGCCCCGCCGCGCCGCGCCGGACCGCATCCTCCTGGGTGAATCAGCCCGGCGCGCGGGTGCTCGCGGGCGCGGTGCTCACCGGGGCGCTGGCGCTGCTCTTCCTGCCTCGCGGAAATGAGGGCGCGGGCCCGGAACTGTTCCCGGCCCGCGAGGTCACCTTCCAAATCCCAGGAGAAGGCGCGGGCCTGCTGGAGCTGCCCTGGACGCATGACGTCCATTCAGGGGAACCCGCCACGGTGTGGCTGGAGACGTCACCCCCCTTGGACTCGCATCCGCATCTGCGGGAGCTGCCGTCGCTGGAGCTGGTGGGCTGTGACGAAGCGCGTTGCGTCCATGAATTCACCGCGCGCACCGGCGCTTCCGCCACTCCGTTGCGAGTGCTCATCGACAAGCCAGGCCGTTACGAGTTCCGGGTGTCTCATGCTTCAGACAACCGGCACATCCAGGAGCACTTCGTCGTGGTGGCCCTGTAACCTCTCCAGGGGTGCGTCCGCTTTGTTTTGCGGTATGAGCGCTTCATGTCCCCCATCGAGCCATGGCCAGGGAGCGATGCTCACGCCTCGACGGGTGAGCGGGACCACGAGGCCGTTCCGCGCGGGGTGGCTCACCGGGTCGGGGGTTTCCACGAGGACGGGCGGAAATGGATGGCTGGCCATCCCTGATGCACGAGGAGCAGAGCCTGCCCGTATGGAGACGGTCCTGGTGGTGGATGACGAGCTGGGCATCCTCGAGGCCCTCGCGGACCTCCTGCGGGAAGAGGGCTACCAGGTCCTGACGGCCACGCACGGCGCGGAGGCCCTGGCGCGGATGGGCGAGCTGCGTCCGGACCTGGTCCTCACGGATTGGATGATGCCGGTGTTGGATGGCCCGGCCCTCGTCGAGTGCATCCGCGCGGAGCCGGGCTGGAGCGGCGTGTCGCTCCTGGGGATGAGCGCGGTGGACGTGGGCTCCCTGCGGGCTCAGTATCCGAGCATCCCGTTTCTTCAGAAGCCCTTCGACATCCCCGCGTTGATGAAACAGATACGCAAGGCCCTGGACGGTCAGCGCGCGCTCTCGGGTTGAACCTCGGCCGTTCCTGGATGCTCCATGCTCTATCTGCTCAAGCTCGGCCCCGTGCCGCTCTCCCATGGAAGCACGCAGGTGTACCTGCGGATCTCCGACCTGGGGGAGCCCTCCCAGCCTGTCTTCGAGCCTGACGACACCTCCGGGCTGCGCGCGCTGCTTCGGGAGGTGGAGGACCTGGGCGCGGTGCGGTGTGAGCCGCAGCTCGCGGAGGCGGGCGCGGCGCTGGGGCTGGAAGTGGGCGAGCCTCCGGCGGCGGCGCTCTCCTCTCGCGCGGCCATCGCGACGTTCCTCGCGTGGGGACAGCGCGGGCTGTCCGGACTGGGCTCCGACAAGGCGCTGCTGTTCGTCCAGGCGGCCACCGAATACTGGGAGGCGCGTCCGTGGGCGCGGTGGGATGACAGCCAGCCCTTCGCGGTGACGGTGTCCGGCCCGCTGGCGCACACCTTCGAGGGCTGCGTCTTCCACGGCGAGGACGGCCGCGCGGGGCTGGCGCTGTACTTCCAGTCGGGCGCGCTCCAGCGGTTGATGGAGATGCAGGCGCGAGGAGAGCCCGAGGCCGCGCAGGAGCTGCCCGCCATCGCCGTCACGCTGGACACGTCGCCCGTCTACGCGGTGGAGGCGCTGGCCGCAGCCAGGCGGGTGCCTCGGCTGCCCATGCCGCTGAAGACGGGGAAGGAGGGCGTGGGCATCCCGTCCTCCGTGGAGTCGCTGGTGCTGGTGGCCGCGCTGCGCGCCGTGGCGCGGCTGACGCCGGACCAGCCGGAGGTCCTCAGCAGCGTGGTGGCGGGAGATGCGCGCATGGAGGTCCTGGTGCGGGCCCCCACGCCGCGGCTGCGGAACTGACGCCGCGGGTCGCCTCGGGTCTCACCCGGTGAGGTGAGGCGGGCGCTCAAGTGTTGGCTGTGCGACGCGGTGGGGGCGGGGTGTTGGATGCCCACCATCGGCACCGGCCGAGGGGGCTGCTCCATCCCTGGAGTCGCGCGAGAACGGAGGTGTTCCGAGCTGGAAACTCCGCGCACGCCAGGGGCTCCTCATGGCCGAGAAGAAGGATGTATCCCGCCGCGTCGTGGCCCGCCCGCCGCGTCGACCGGTGGAGGACGACTCCGACACGCTGGACTCACGACAGCTCCTGCGGGTGCTCACCGCCGTGCGCAAGGGCGACTTCTCCGTGCGCATGCCGGTGGACAAGGTGGGCAACGCCGGCAAGGTGGCGGACTCGCTCAATGAAATCATCGAGCTCAACGAGCGCATGGCGCACGAGTTCGAGCGCATCGGCAGCGTGGTGGGCAAGGAGGGCCGCATCACCCAGCGGGCCCACCTGATGAGCGCGCTGGGGTCCTGGGCGGACTGCGTGGAGTCGGTGAACACGCTGGTGGCGGACCTGGTGCAACCCACCACGGAGATGGGCCGCGTCATCGGCGCGGTGGCCAAGGGCGACTTGTCGCAGACGATGGCGCTGGAGGTGGACAGCCGCCCCCTCAAGGGGGAGTTCCTGCGCACCGCCCGCCTCGTGAACGGGATGGTGGAGCAGCTCGGCGCCTTCGCCTCGGAGGTGACGCGTGTCGCGCGCGAGGTGGGCACGGAGGGCAAGCTGGGCGGCCAGGCCAAGGTGAAGGGCGTGGCGGGCACGTGGAAGGACCTCACGGACAACGTGAACTCCATGGCCTCCAACCTCACCTCCCAGGTGCGCAACATCGCCGAGGTGACCACGGCGGTGGCCAAGGGCGACTTGTCGAAGAAGATCACCGTGGACGTGCGCGGCGAGATTCTCGAGCTGAAGAACACCATCAACACCATGGTGGACCAGCTCTCGTCCTTCGCCTCGGAGGTGACCCGCGTGGCGCGCGAGGTGGGCACGGAGGGCAAGCTGGGCGGTCAGGCCGTGGTGAAGGGCGTGGGCGGCACGTGGAAGGACCTCACGGACAACGTGAACTCCATGGCCTCCAACCTCACCTCCCAGATGCGCAACATCGCCGAGGTGACGACGGCCGTCGCGAACGGAGACTTGTCGAAGAAGATCACCGTGGACGTGCGCGGCGAGATTCTCGAGCTGAAGAACACCATCAACACCATGGTGGACCAGCTCAACTCGTTCGCCTCGGAAGTGACCCGCGTGGCGCGCGAGGTGGGGACGGAGGGCAAGCTGGGCGGTCAGGCGGTGGTGCGCGGCGTGGGCGGCACGTGGAAGGACCTCACGGACAACGTGAACTCCATGGCCTCCAACCTCACGGCGCAGATGCGCAACATCGCCGAGGTGACCACGGCTGTCGCGAACGGAGACCTGTCGAAGAAGATCACCGTGGACGTGCGCGGCGAGATTCTCGAGCTCAAGAGCACCATCAACACGATGGTGGACCAGCTCAACTCGTTCGCCTCGGAGGTGACCCGCGTGGCGCGCGAGGTCGGCACCGAGGGCAAGCTGGGCGGTCAGGCCGTGGTGCGCGGCGTGGGTGGCACGTGGAAGGACCTCACGGACAACGTGAACTCCATGGCCTCCAACCTCACGGCGCAGGTGCGCAACATCGCCGAGGTGACCACGGCGGTGGCTCGCGGCGACCTGTCGAAGAAGATCACCGTGGACGTGCAGGGTGAAATCCTGGAGCTGAAGAACACCATCAACACCATGGTGGACCAGCTCAACTCGTTCGCCTCGGAAGTGACCCGCGTGGCGCGCGAGGTGGGCACGGAGGGCAAGCTGGGCGGCCAGGCCGAGGTGAAGGGCGTGGGCGGCACGTGGAAGGACCTCACGGACAACGTGAACTCCATGGCCTCCAACCTCACGACGCAGGTGCGCGGCATCGCCAAGGTGGTGACGTCCGTCGCGAATGGAGACCTGAAGCGCAAGCTGGTGGTGGACGCGAAGGGGGAAATCGCGGAGCTGGCGGACACCATCAACGGGATGATCGACACCCTGGCGGTGTTCGCCGACCAGGTGACGACGGTGGCCCGCGAGGTGGGCATCGAGGGGAAGCTGGGGGGACAGGCGCGGGTGCCGGGCACGGCGGGCATCTGGCGCGACCTCACCGACAACGTGAATCAGCTGGCCGCCAACCTCACCACGCAGGTGCGCGCCATCGCCGAGGTGGCCACGGCGGTGACCAAGGGCGACCTCACGCGCTTCATCACCGTGTCCGCGCAGGGCGAGGTGGCCGCCCTCAAGGACAACATCAACGAGATGATTCGCAACCTGAAGGACACCACGCGCAAGAACACGGAGCAGGACTGGCTCAAGACGAACCTGGCCAAGTTCACCCGCGTCCTCCAGGGACAGCGCGACCTGCTCACGGTGTCCAAGGTCATCCTCTCGGAGCTGGCGCCGCTGGTGGACGCGCAGCACGGCGTGTTCTTCATCTCCGACCGGGCGGAGGGCGGAGAGCAGATCCTCAAGCTGCTCGCGTCCTATGCCTACCGGGAGCGCAAGGGGCTCTCCAACACCTTCAAGCTGGGCGAGGGCCTGGTGGGGCAGTGCGCGCTGGAGAAGGAGCCCATCCTCCTGTCCGACGTGCCGGACTCGTACATCCGCGTCTCGTCGGGGCTGGGAGAGGAGGTGCCGCGCAGCATCGTCGTGCTGCCGGTGCTCTTCGAGGGGGAGATCAAGGCCGTCATCGAGCTGGCCTCGTTCCACCGCTTCAGCGACGTGCACATGGGCTTCCTGGAGCAGCTCACGGAGTCCATCGGCATCGTGCTCAACACGATTGCCGCCAACATGCGGACGGAGGCGCTGCTCAAGCAGTCCCAGGCGCTCACCGACGAGCTGCGCAAGCAGCAGGAGGAGCTGACCGAGACGAACAAGCGCCTGGAGCTGCAGGCCGCCTCGCTCCAGCAGTCGGAGGAACTGCTCAAGCGCCAGCAGGAGGAGCTGCGCCGCACCAACGAGGAGCTTCAGGAGAAGGCGCAGCTGCTCTCCGAGCAGAAGACGGAGGTGGAGCGCAAGAACGGCGAGGTGGAGCAGGCCAAGCTCGCGCTGGAGGAGAAGGCCGAGCAGCTCAGCCTCACGTCCAAGTACAAGTCGGAGTTCCTGGCCAACATGAGCCACGAGCTGCGCACGCCGCTCAACAGCCTGCTCATCCTCAGCCAGACGCTCAGCGAGAACATGGATGGCAACCTCACCGGACGTCAGGTGGAGTTCGCCAAGACGATTCACGCCTCCGGCGCGGACCTGCTGGAGCTCATCAACGACATCCTGGACCTGTCGAAAATCGAGTCCGGCACCATGGCGGTGGACGTGGGGCCGCTGCGCTTCATCGACCTGCGCGAGTTCGTGGAGCGCACCTTCCGGCAGGTGGCGGATACGAAGGGCCTCTTCTTCGACATCGACCTGGCGCCGGACATGGCGGGGGAGGTGGAGACGGACGCCAAGCGGCTCCAGCAGGTGCTCAAGAACCTCCTCTCCAACGCGTTCAAGTTCACCGAGTCCGGCTCGGTGTCGTTGCACATCGGCCTGGCCCGAGGCGGCTGGTCGTCGGACCACCCGGTGCTGTCGGCCGCGCCCTGCGTCGTCGCCTTCTCCGTGCGAGACACCGGCATCGGCATCCCCAAGGACAAGCACCACATCATCTTCGAGGCCTTCCAGCAGGCGGATGGCTCCACCGCGCGCAAGTACGGCGGCACCGGCCTGGGCCTCTCCATCAGTCGCGAAATCGCGAGGCTGCTCGGCGGAGAAATCCGGCTGGAGAGCGAGCCGGGGCAGGGCAGCGTCTTCACCTTGTACCTGCCCCTGGACTTCCGGGCCGAGCGGCCGGGGCTGGAGGTGCGGCCCGCGGCGCTGTCGCTGGCCCATGCCGTCTCCCTGCTGCCTCCGCTGCACCTCGAGGAGGTGGCCCCCGCGGCGCCGTCGCTCGAGGTGCTGGGCATCGAGGATGACCGCGCCTCCATCCAGCCCGGAGACCGGGTGCTCCTGGCGGTGACGCACGCGCCGGACCCCGCGGCGAGGCTGCGCGCGGCGGCGCGGGTCGTGGGCTTCAAGCTGCTGGTCTCCACGGAGGTGGAGGGCGCGCTGGAGGCGGCGCGCAGCACGCGGCCCGTGGCGGTGGCGGTGGACCTGGACCTGCCGGAGCTCGCGGGCTGGGTGATGCTGGACCGGCTCAAGCACGACGCGGCGACGCGGGCCCTGCCCGTGTACACCGTGTCCGAGGAGGACCACCGCGAGCGCTCCCTGCGGCTGGGCGCGCTGGGCCACCTGCGCGCGGCGGCGGACCCGGACGCGGCGGCGGCGGCGCTCGCCTCGCTGCGCGACTTCGTGGAGTGCCCGGGCCGGGGGCTCCTCATCGTCGAGGACGACGCCACCCACCGCCAGGTGCTGGTGGACCTGCTGGGCAGCGAGGACGTGCGGACGGTGGCGGTGGGCACGGCGGCCGACGCCCTCTCCGCGCTGGCCGAGCACCGCTTCGACTGCGTGGTGTTGGACCTGGGGCTGCCAGACATGTCCGGCACGGAGCTCATCCGCCGGGTGCGCCAGGCGCATGGCGCGGGAGGTCCCCCCATCATCGTCTCCACGGGCCGCGAGCTGACGCGCGCGCAGGAGGCGGAGCTGCGCCGCGTGACGGAGGCCATCGTCGTCAAGGACGCGCGCAGCCCCGAGCGGCTGCTGGAGGAGACGAGCCTCTTCCTGCACCGCTCTCCCGAGCACCTGACGGAGCCCAAGCGCCGCATGCTGGAGAAGGCGCGCGAGAAGGACCCGCTGCTCGTGCACCGCAAGGTGTTGGTGGTGGACGACGACGTGCGCAACATCTTCGCCCTCAACACCGTGCTGGAGCGCTACGGCATGACGGTGGCGTTCGCGGAGAGCGCGCGCGAGGGGCTGGAGCTGCTGGCGCGCGACCTGGACATCGAGCTGGTGCTGATGGACGTGATGATGCCGGAGATGGACGGCTACCAGGCCATGCGCGCCATCCGGGGCATGGAGCGCGTGGCGCACCTGCCGATTCTCGCCCTCACCGCGAAGGCGATGAAGGGAGACCGCGAGAAGTGCCTGGAGGCGGGCGCGTCCGACTACATCACCAAGCCGGTGGACATCGACCAGTTGCTGAGCCTCTTGCGCGTCTGGCTGCACGCGCCCAGGGGAGGGCGGCGGGCGGGGCCTGCTCCGCGCGATGTGGAGCGGCCAGGCGAGGGACAGTCACACGCTCGAAGCTGAACACTTCGGTCAGAATGTGTTGACGCATCGAACCAGGTGGGCAAGGTGGCGTGGTGAGCGACGCCGGACTTCCTCCGCGGGTCCAGCGCTTCATCACGACGCACATCGACTCAGTGGAGAAGTTGGAGGTGCTCCTCCTGCTTCGCGCCCAGCCGGGGCGAGAGTGGACCGCGTCATCGGTGAGCCTGGAGTTGCGCATCGCAGAACCTTCCGCGGCCATGAGGCTCGCGGACCTCGCCGCGAGGAGCCTGGTGGTGAGCGACGGGGGGGATGTGCCCGTCTATCGCTTCGGCCCGGCGAGCTCGGAAGACGCGCAAGCGGTGGCGGAGCTCGCGTCGGTGTACGCGGCCCGGCGGGTGAGCGTCATCACCTTCATCTTCTCCAGGCCGCTGGACAAGGTGCGAGGCTTCGCGGAGGCCTTCGTGCTCAAGAAGGACAAGGACGGTGACCATGGCTGAAGCGGTCTACATCCTGTGTGCCCTGACGAGCGTGGCGTGCGCGGTGCTGCTCTTGCGCGCCTGGAAGCGGACCCAGTCCCGGCTCTTGTTGTGGAGCGGGCTGTGCTTCGTGGGCCTGGCGGTGAGCAACGTGCTGCTCTTCGTGGACCTGGGGCTCCTGCCTCCCACCATCGACCTGTACATGCCGCGCCAGCTGTCCACGCTGGCCGCGGTCTCCGTCCTGCTCTACGGGCTCATCTGGGACGCCACCTGAGGTCGCCTTGTCCATGCTCCGGTCCATGCTCAACGGCGCGGTGGCAATGGGGTGGCTGGCGTGCGCGCTGTTCTTCCTGCGCTTCTGGAAGCAGTCGAACGAGCGCCTGTTCGGCTTCTTCTCGCTGTCCTTCCTGATGCAGGCGCTGACCTCGGCGGCGTCCGGGCTCATCGACGCGCAGGATGAGCGCCGCAACTACATCTACATGGCGCGGCTTGTCGGCTTCCTCATCATCCTCTACGCCATCTGGGACAAGAACCGGGGGAACCGGCGCCGCTGAGTGTCTCACGGCGCACGCCCCTGTCCGC
This window contains:
- a CDS encoding DUF5985 family protein translates to MLRSMLNGAVAMGWLACALFFLRFWKQSNERLFGFFSLSFLMQALTSAASGLIDAQDERRNYIYMARLVGFLIILYAIWDKNRGNRRR
- a CDS encoding HAMP domain-containing protein, producing the protein MAEKKDVSRRVVARPPRRPVEDDSDTLDSRQLLRVLTAVRKGDFSVRMPVDKVGNAGKVADSLNEIIELNERMAHEFERIGSVVGKEGRITQRAHLMSALGSWADCVESVNTLVADLVQPTTEMGRVIGAVAKGDLSQTMALEVDSRPLKGEFLRTARLVNGMVEQLGAFASEVTRVAREVGTEGKLGGQAKVKGVAGTWKDLTDNVNSMASNLTSQVRNIAEVTTAVAKGDLSKKITVDVRGEILELKNTINTMVDQLSSFASEVTRVAREVGTEGKLGGQAVVKGVGGTWKDLTDNVNSMASNLTSQMRNIAEVTTAVANGDLSKKITVDVRGEILELKNTINTMVDQLNSFASEVTRVAREVGTEGKLGGQAVVRGVGGTWKDLTDNVNSMASNLTAQMRNIAEVTTAVANGDLSKKITVDVRGEILELKSTINTMVDQLNSFASEVTRVAREVGTEGKLGGQAVVRGVGGTWKDLTDNVNSMASNLTAQVRNIAEVTTAVARGDLSKKITVDVQGEILELKNTINTMVDQLNSFASEVTRVAREVGTEGKLGGQAEVKGVGGTWKDLTDNVNSMASNLTTQVRGIAKVVTSVANGDLKRKLVVDAKGEIAELADTINGMIDTLAVFADQVTTVAREVGIEGKLGGQARVPGTAGIWRDLTDNVNQLAANLTTQVRAIAEVATAVTKGDLTRFITVSAQGEVAALKDNINEMIRNLKDTTRKNTEQDWLKTNLAKFTRVLQGQRDLLTVSKVILSELAPLVDAQHGVFFISDRAEGGEQILKLLASYAYRERKGLSNTFKLGEGLVGQCALEKEPILLSDVPDSYIRVSSGLGEEVPRSIVVLPVLFEGEIKAVIELASFHRFSDVHMGFLEQLTESIGIVLNTIAANMRTEALLKQSQALTDELRKQQEELTETNKRLELQAASLQQSEELLKRQQEELRRTNEELQEKAQLLSEQKTEVERKNGEVEQAKLALEEKAEQLSLTSKYKSEFLANMSHELRTPLNSLLILSQTLSENMDGNLTGRQVEFAKTIHASGADLLELINDILDLSKIESGTMAVDVGPLRFIDLREFVERTFRQVADTKGLFFDIDLAPDMAGEVETDAKRLQQVLKNLLSNAFKFTESGSVSLHIGLARGGWSSDHPVLSAAPCVVAFSVRDTGIGIPKDKHHIIFEAFQQADGSTARKYGGTGLGLSISREIARLLGGEIRLESEPGQGSVFTLYLPLDFRAERPGLEVRPAALSLAHAVSLLPPLHLEEVAPAAPSLEVLGIEDDRASIQPGDRVLLAVTHAPDPAARLRAAARVVGFKLLVSTEVEGALEAARSTRPVAVAVDLDLPELAGWVMLDRLKHDAATRALPVYTVSEEDHRERSLRLGALGHLRAAADPDAAAAALASLRDFVECPGRGLLIVEDDATHRQVLVDLLGSEDVRTVAVGTAADALSALAEHRFDCVVLDLGLPDMSGTELIRRVRQAHGAGGPPIIVSTGRELTRAQEAELRRVTEAIVVKDARSPERLLEETSLFLHRSPEHLTEPKRRMLEKAREKDPLLVHRKVLVVDDDVRNIFALNTVLERYGMTVAFAESAREGLELLARDLDIELVLMDVMMPEMDGYQAMRAIRGMERVAHLPILALTAKAMKGDREKCLEAGASDYITKPVDIDQLLSLLRVWLHAPRGGRRAGPAPRDVERPGEGQSHARS
- a CDS encoding RNA polymerase sigma factor, coding for MSETKMEQSEQARFEAAMEPLLPRLHRFCLALCRGRQEAEDLFQDSLVRAYLSGDAREPGSRLGWLCGIARNQFLENRRSLARRRSLLESVLEGATSVLGSLFMGGVEQPDPEARLCRSEEAELLLLCLHGLPEKFRLVVLLCDVEDLPYEEVARVLELPVGTVKSRHSRGRARLGELFLSAVDRQAHALGEGGRP
- a CDS encoding DUF5985 family protein, whose amino-acid sequence is MAEAVYILCALTSVACAVLLLRAWKRTQSRLLLWSGLCFVGLAVSNVLLFVDLGLLPPTIDLYMPRQLSTLAAVSVLLYGLIWDAT
- a CDS encoding response regulator, with amino-acid sequence METVLVVDDELGILEALADLLREEGYQVLTATHGAEALARMGELRPDLVLTDWMMPVLDGPALVECIRAEPGWSGVSLLGMSAVDVGSLRAQYPSIPFLQKPFDIPALMKQIRKALDGQRALSG